One part of the Rickettsia akari str. Hartford genome encodes these proteins:
- a CDS encoding DUF2497 domain-containing protein, with translation MSKENNKKQDMSVEDILKSIKGVINKHKNHIYENDSEDEDILELTEIVNQDEEEKLISPKSAEAVGDIFKNFTDTIKDKNLDNNISSKNALEELVTKMLKPELKAWLNKNLPVLVKELVEIEIKKLVQNSKR, from the coding sequence GTGAGTAAGGAAAATAACAAGAAACAAGATATGTCTGTAGAAGACATATTAAAATCGATTAAAGGAGTAATTAACAAGCATAAAAATCATATTTATGAAAATGATAGTGAAGATGAAGATATATTAGAGTTAACAGAAATAGTAAATCAAGATGAGGAAGAAAAGTTAATATCACCTAAATCTGCTGAAGCGGTAGGTGATATTTTTAAAAATTTTACCGATACTATTAAAGATAAAAATCTGGATAATAATATCTCATCTAAAAATGCACTTGAAGAATTAGTCACCAAGATGTTAAAACCAGAACTTAAAGCTTGGCTTAATAAAAATCTACCTGTACTTGTTAAAGAGTTAGTAGAAATTGAAATAAAGAAATTGGTGCAGAATAGTAAGAGGTAG
- a CDS encoding ankyrin repeat domain-containing protein, whose product MLNKSCKILFFINLLLVVVQSYASPPPLPTSLPAAEVDTKDKDVSSNSDISFFDKFKQFFSKSKKKNIHTKQPNEQTKAAPQEEPKLASHEHTEDDVSKPFIDVGNTALPSAIASYEHENGVNLAFHDIQESSETEASKPFIDVGNTALPSAIASYEHENGVNLAFHDIQESSETEASKPFIDVGNTALPSAIASYEVHEEEVASNEHKDTNLSSNIITPNVPRPIVSMPPAQAGSYVVPPHRPVQIYKPTNLLSVHRPIPLNTPPDAYKEAESVAPQSIPNMPAVSPPVIQDITTPSTMPTTVPSAVPSNVPAHRVMPTNQPSTQPITQTSPNTPVTTPSKVVPKIDSSAEINNSQETFVAVSDVQKKQDWNTPLIPVVVVKPNQPQTLEKQVNSQTTHNQEKSPPVSSQNVTIQKQDNKVNNETSVSTIKFVKDETQMLLLPDDDIVLGKLTEQATLEQMDMYGYIALFQKKEEWIASAKRRKVVESFIKYDSYINKKQDIYSNLSYCKAVDNAFRAVDSNNLFGLRALLDVYPILQEKSRSGETLLTAAIYNDNYYLAKFLVIRGVQIATLNDECQYPLDIALAQANTNIACMLIKAKGYN is encoded by the coding sequence ATGTTAAATAAATCATGTAAGATATTATTTTTTATCAATTTGTTATTGGTTGTAGTGCAAAGTTATGCTTCCCCTCCGCCATTACCGACATCATTACCGGCTGCCGAAGTGGATACTAAAGACAAGGATGTTAGCTCTAATTCCGATATTTCTTTTTTTGATAAATTTAAGCAATTTTTTAGTAAATCAAAAAAGAAAAATATCCACACTAAACAGCCAAATGAACAAACTAAAGCAGCTCCTCAGGAAGAGCCAAAGCTAGCTTCACACGAGCATACTGAAGATGATGTATCTAAACCTTTTATAGATGTTGGTAATACAGCATTGCCTAGTGCCATCGCAAGTTATGAACATGAAAATGGTGTAAATTTAGCTTTTCATGACATTCAGGAATCTAGTGAAACCGAGGCATCTAAACCTTTTATAGATGTTGGTAATACAGCATTGCCTAGTGCCATCGCAAGTTATGAACATGAAAATGGTGTAAATTTAGCTTTTCATGACATTCAGGAATCTAGTGAAACCGAGGCATCTAAACCTTTTATAGATGTTGGTAATACAGCATTGCCTAGTGCCATCGCAAGTTATGAAGTACATGAGGAAGAAGTCGCTTCTAATGAGCATAAAGATACAAATTTATCTTCTAATATTATAACTCCTAACGTACCGAGACCGATAGTATCTATGCCTCCGGCTCAAGCAGGAAGTTATGTAGTGCCTCCGCATCGACCGGTGCAAATATATAAACCGACCAATTTGCTGTCTGTGCATAGGCCTATTCCGCTTAATACCCCTCCTGATGCTTATAAAGAGGCAGAAAGCGTAGCACCGCAATCTATACCTAATATGCCTGCGGTTTCTCCGCCTGTAATCCAAGATATTACTACCCCTAGTACTATGCCGACAACGGTACCTTCGGCAGTACCTAGTAATGTACCTGCACATCGAGTAATGCCTACCAATCAACCTTCTACGCAGCCTATAACACAGACTAGCCCAAATACACCCGTTACTACTCCGTCTAAAGTAGTTCCTAAAATTGATTCTTCGGCAGAAATAAATAACTCGCAAGAGACATTTGTTGCTGTTTCAGATGTCCAAAAAAAACAAGATTGGAATACTCCGCTTATACCCGTTGTTGTAGTGAAGCCGAATCAACCTCAGACTTTAGAGAAGCAAGTCAATAGTCAAACTACACATAATCAAGAGAAATCACCTCCAGTAAGCTCTCAAAATGTCACGATCCAAAAACAAGATAATAAGGTGAATAATGAAACCTCGGTATCGACAATAAAATTCGTTAAAGATGAAACACAAATGTTACTTTTACCTGATGATGATATAGTTCTTGGTAAACTAACAGAGCAAGCGACTTTAGAGCAGATGGATATGTATGGATATATAGCGCTGTTCCAAAAGAAAGAAGAATGGATAGCAAGTGCTAAAAGAAGAAAAGTTGTAGAGAGTTTTATTAAATATGATAGTTATATAAATAAAAAGCAAGATATTTATTCCAATCTATCTTATTGTAAGGCAGTAGATAATGCTTTTAGAGCAGTTGATAGCAATAATCTTTTTGGGCTGCGTGCATTACTAGACGTTTATCCAATATTGCAAGAAAAAAGTAGAAGCGGTGAAACATTACTCACTGCTGCTATTTATAACGATAATTACTATTTAGCAAAATTTTTAGTCATACGAGGTGTTCAAATTGCTACTCTAAATGATGAATGCCAATATCCGTTAGATATTGCATTAGCTCAAGCAAACACTAACATAGCTTGCATGTTAATCAAAGCTAAGGGATATAATTAA
- the parE gene encoding DNA topoisomerase IV subunit B, protein MNDLLSFNKEKKNKLVDNNYSAKDIEVLEGLEPVRKRPGMYIGGTDSNAMHHLVSEVLDNAMDEALAGFASIITIKMHQDHSITIFDNGRGIPIDNHPKFPDKSALEVILTTLHSGGKFSNNVYHTAGGLHGVGISVVNALSKHLEIKVYKQGKLYSQSYSQGKKLTDLICEESYKRLRGTSINFTPDPEIFSEKLHFNPKKIYELARSKAYLYRGVTIEWECEVEVLSDIPKKALINFPNGLKDYLSSKITLDNLIIPEIFSGNVESTPDGIKLEWAICWQNNDNSAFIQSYCNTVTTPQGGTHEQGLKSAILRGLKAYGEMIGNKKAANLTIEDILETACVVLSIFIAEPSFQGQTKEKLVSNGVSKPVENIIKDHFDHFLSSDKALATNLLEHVIAIAEFRISKKNEKNISRKNATQKLRLPGKLADCTRTSPEGTELFIVEGDSAGGSAKQARNRETQAVLPLWGKVLNVASSTLEKIVNNQAIQDLEIALACGSLKNYKKENLRYEKIIIMTDADVDGAHIASLLMTFFFLRMPKLVEEGHLYLAKPPLYRLTQSNKTYYAGDEEEKAKLMGKLSKASKAKIEVGRFKGLGEMMPAQLKETTMHPEKRSLLNVTLEDFQNVDKIVDDLMGKKPEKRFQFIYEQALVKMDKIINELDI, encoded by the coding sequence ATGAATGATTTATTAAGCTTTAACAAAGAAAAGAAAAATAAGCTAGTCGATAATAACTATAGTGCAAAAGATATTGAAGTATTAGAAGGGCTGGAGCCTGTTCGTAAAAGACCGGGGATGTATATCGGTGGTACTGATTCAAATGCTATGCATCATTTAGTATCTGAGGTGCTAGATAATGCTATGGATGAAGCACTCGCCGGCTTTGCAAGTATCATCACGATAAAAATGCATCAAGATCATAGTATTACTATATTTGATAACGGTCGTGGTATTCCTATTGATAATCATCCTAAATTTCCTGATAAATCAGCTTTAGAAGTAATTTTAACTACTCTTCATTCAGGCGGTAAATTCTCAAATAATGTTTATCATACTGCAGGCGGATTGCATGGCGTTGGAATATCGGTCGTAAATGCTTTATCTAAACATTTAGAAATAAAGGTGTATAAACAAGGTAAATTATATAGCCAAAGTTATTCTCAAGGAAAAAAATTAACTGATTTAATATGTGAAGAATCATATAAAAGGCTAAGAGGTACATCAATAAATTTCACTCCAGATCCAGAAATTTTTAGTGAAAAATTACATTTTAATCCTAAAAAGATTTATGAGCTTGCAAGGTCCAAAGCTTATTTATATCGCGGTGTTACTATAGAATGGGAATGCGAAGTAGAAGTACTGTCAGATATACCTAAAAAGGCATTAATAAATTTCCCGAACGGTTTAAAAGATTATTTAAGTTCAAAAATAACTTTAGATAATTTAATTATTCCGGAAATTTTTTCAGGTAATGTAGAGTCTACGCCGGATGGAATAAAACTTGAATGGGCGATTTGTTGGCAAAATAATGATAACTCGGCATTTATTCAATCATATTGTAATACTGTTACGACTCCTCAAGGAGGAACGCATGAGCAAGGACTTAAGTCGGCTATTTTACGTGGGCTTAAAGCGTACGGTGAAATGATAGGGAATAAAAAAGCTGCTAATCTAACTATTGAGGATATTTTAGAAACCGCATGTGTCGTACTTTCTATTTTTATAGCTGAACCGTCGTTTCAAGGACAAACTAAGGAAAAATTAGTGTCAAACGGTGTAAGTAAACCGGTTGAGAATATAATAAAAGATCATTTTGACCACTTCCTTAGTAGCGATAAAGCTTTAGCTACTAATTTACTTGAGCATGTAATTGCTATTGCCGAGTTTAGAATAAGTAAGAAAAACGAAAAAAATATTTCCCGTAAAAATGCTACTCAAAAATTACGTTTACCCGGTAAACTTGCCGATTGTACACGAACTTCACCTGAAGGGACGGAATTATTTATTGTAGAAGGTGATTCGGCAGGAGGTTCTGCAAAACAAGCACGTAATAGAGAAACGCAAGCAGTATTACCGCTATGGGGTAAAGTGCTAAATGTTGCGAGTTCTACGCTTGAGAAAATCGTTAATAATCAAGCAATACAAGATTTAGAAATAGCACTTGCTTGTGGTAGTTTAAAGAATTATAAAAAAGAAAATTTGCGTTACGAAAAAATAATTATTATGACTGATGCAGATGTTGACGGTGCTCATATAGCTTCGTTGTTAATGACTTTCTTTTTTTTACGAATGCCGAAATTGGTAGAAGAGGGGCATTTATATCTAGCTAAGCCTCCGCTTTATCGTTTAACGCAGTCTAATAAAACTTATTATGCAGGCGATGAAGAGGAAAAAGCTAAATTAATGGGTAAATTATCGAAAGCTAGTAAAGCTAAAATTGAAGTAGGTAGGTTTAAAGGTCTCGGTGAAATGATGCCTGCACAATTAAAGGAAACTACTATGCATCCAGAAAAAAGATCGCTTTTAAATGTAACTTTAGAAGATTTCCAAAATGTCGATAAAATAGTAGATGATTTAATGGGTAAAAAGCCGGAAAAAAGATTTCAATTTATTTATGAACAGGCGTTAGTTAAAATGGATAAAATTATTAACGAGTTGGATATTTAA
- a CDS encoding TolC family protein, with protein MRKLATFIITLLLTGSATAVDLQEALTAGYKNNEELKAARIKFLNAIEQFPQAFSGFMPSAGLQINRQNSKTKYNRKYTDKLGLTTRQTDSNQGALTIEQSLFSGGSSVAALKAAQSGFRASRGEYYAGEQKILLNLITAYLDCFESKEKYDISESRVRTNIQQVNTVEEKLRLGEATAIDIATARAGLAAAETNKLAAYADFQGKKANFIRVFGIEATDLTMPNLPDKLPASLDELTRKAAKFNPDIDSARHNVISAKALEMVQKGKLLPQVSVKLQSGRTDYNPQDPAVQNINNKSYTTILSVNIPIYPDGGAQYSRIRSAKNQTRSSAVQLDSAIKQTQAGVVSVWEGFEAAKSRIVAANQGVDAAQISYDGTVQEEIVGSKTILDVLDAEQKLYEAKITRVDAYKNSVLAAYQMKLLTGELTAQSLKLKVKYFSPEEEFKTIKKKMFIGF; from the coding sequence ATGCGTAAATTAGCTACATTTATTATCACATTATTACTAACCGGTTCGGCTACCGCTGTTGATTTGCAGGAAGCTTTAACTGCAGGATATAAGAATAATGAGGAGCTGAAAGCTGCTAGAATTAAATTTTTGAATGCGATTGAGCAATTTCCTCAAGCTTTCTCAGGATTTATGCCTAGTGCCGGATTGCAGATTAATAGACAAAATAGTAAGACTAAATATAATAGAAAATATACTGATAAGCTTGGTCTTACTACAAGACAGACAGATAGCAATCAAGGTGCATTAACAATAGAGCAATCATTATTTAGCGGTGGTTCTAGTGTTGCGGCTCTTAAAGCTGCTCAATCAGGGTTTAGAGCATCACGAGGCGAATATTATGCTGGCGAACAAAAAATATTATTAAATTTAATAACTGCTTATCTTGATTGTTTTGAGAGCAAAGAGAAATATGATATTTCTGAAAGTAGGGTTCGTACTAACATACAACAAGTTAACACTGTTGAAGAGAAATTAAGATTAGGGGAAGCAACGGCAATAGATATAGCAACTGCAAGAGCAGGGCTTGCAGCGGCAGAAACGAATAAATTAGCTGCCTATGCCGATTTTCAAGGCAAAAAAGCTAATTTTATTAGAGTATTCGGAATAGAGGCGACTGATCTAACTATGCCTAATTTACCTGATAAATTACCTGCTTCATTGGATGAGTTAACAAGAAAAGCTGCTAAGTTCAATCCTGATATTGATTCGGCAAGGCATAATGTAATTTCGGCGAAAGCTTTGGAAATGGTGCAGAAAGGAAAGTTATTGCCGCAAGTAAGCGTAAAGTTGCAATCAGGTAGAACTGACTATAATCCACAAGATCCAGCTGTACAAAATATAAACAATAAAAGCTATACTACTATTCTTTCGGTAAATATACCTATTTATCCAGATGGAGGAGCTCAATATTCAAGAATCAGATCGGCTAAAAACCAAACAAGAAGTAGTGCAGTTCAGCTTGATAGTGCGATAAAGCAGACACAAGCGGGTGTTGTAAGTGTGTGGGAAGGATTTGAAGCAGCAAAATCTCGTATTGTTGCAGCTAATCAAGGTGTAGATGCTGCACAAATATCATACGATGGTACAGTGCAAGAAGAAATAGTCGGCTCCAAAACTATACTAGATGTTTTAGACGCTGAGCAAAAATTGTATGAAGCAAAAATAACTCGTGTGGATGCTTATAAGAATTCAGTACTTGCTGCATATCAAATGAAATTGTTAACCGGCGAGCTAACGGCTCAAAGTTTAAAACTTAAAGTAAAATATTTTAGTCCTGAAGAAGAGTTTAAGACTATTAAAAAGAAAATGTTTATAGGTTTCTAA